From one Nematostella vectensis chromosome 7, jaNemVect1.1, whole genome shotgun sequence genomic stretch:
- the LOC5509716 gene encoding thialysine N-epsilon-acetyltransferase, with translation MADVAETDSFVVRWATTMDTQEILRMNEELTTFHHDPVSACAGAQKGLPEEIKNNSYWVQVLVAERQPATAERQLVGFALVNPGYSCYSGRRLRLEAIYVEDKYRGRGIGKALMKAIAKHATEQGCKKISWTVIGWNEKGISFYEALGATKDKWEQFSLKEEAIVRLSQEGE, from the exons ATGGCGGACGTCGCGGAGACGGACTCGTTTGTCGTCCGGTGGGCTACAACTATGGATACCCAAGAAATCCTCAGAATGAACGAG GAACTGACCACATTCCATCATGACCCTGTTTCAGCATGTGCCGGAGCCCAGAAAG GTCTACCTgaagaaattaaaaataacagCTACTGGGTGCAAGTGTTAGTTGCCGAGAGACAACCTGCAACTGCTGAACGTCAGCTGGTGGGGTTTGCCCTGGTGAACCCCGGTTATTCATGTTATAGTGGGAGGAGGCTGAGACTTGAGGCAATATATGTAGAAGATAAATATAGAG GTAGAGGCATTGGGAAAGCATTAATGAAAGCTATCGCAAAA CACGCCACAGAGCAAGGCTGCAAGAAGATTTCTTGGACTGTTATTGGATGGAATGAAAAAGGGATCTCTTTTTATGAGGCTCTTGGTGCCACTAAAGATAAATGGGAGCAATTCAGTCTAAAGGAAGAAGCAATAGTAAGATTATCTCAAGAGGGAGAATAA
- the LOC5509745 gene encoding ADP-ribosylation factor: MGLVLSRILKLFSGNQKVRILMLGLDAAGKTTILYKLKLKETVNTVPTVAFNVETISPCKNITFSVWDIGGQDKIRRLWRHYFQGAEGIIFVVDSADKERIFEVREELTRVLQHSELNGVPVVVVANKQDLLGAIGPDKMAEELSLYKHTKNPWRVQGTCATAGDGLYEAMEALAKMVKAYQGRRIR, encoded by the coding sequence ATGGGACTCGTACTGTCTCGTATACTAAAACTCTTCTCAGGAAACCAAAAAGTGCGAATTCTTATGCTAGGTCTGGACGCGGCCGGAAAAACAACAATTCTGTACAAACTTAAGCTCAAAGAGACCGTGAATACTGTTCCGACGGTGGCATTTAATGTAGAGACTATTTCCCCGTGCAAGAATATTACTTTCTCTGTTTGGGACATCGGAGGACAAGATAAAATTCGACGTTTATGGAGGCATTATTTCCAGGGTGCGGAAGGAATCATTTTTGTGGTTGACAGTGCGGATAAAGAAAGGATATTCGAGGTTAGAGAGGAACTAACTCGAGTTTTACAACACAGTGAACTAAACGGCGTccctgttgttgttgtggcgAATAAACAGGATTTGCTGGGGGCAATTGGACCGGATAAAATGGCCGAAGAACTGTCTCTTTATAAGCACACAAAGAATCCTTGGCGGGTCCAGGGAACATGTGCCACCGCAGGAGATGGCTTGTACGAGGCGATGGAAGCACTCGCGAAAATGGTAAAGGCTTATCAAGGCAGGCGCATTAGATAG